The Acidicapsa acidisoli genome contains a region encoding:
- the yihA gene encoding ribosome biogenesis GTP-binding protein YihA/YsxC, with translation MRYQTQFLLSAMDAAQFPTSTTPEIAFLGRSNVGKSSLLNALVGEKAAKVSSTPGRTRAINFFALGEEGSAGRHKLVFADLPGYGYAKISKSISAGWPAFIEPYLALREQLKLCICLVDSNIPAQESDLQLIEWLRHAGRNFAVVGTKVDKQSGNERTRNLATLKRALGIDELIFLSSKTGYGLKDLWKRIEDAAEIGVA, from the coding sequence ATGCGCTACCAGACACAATTCCTTCTCTCGGCGATGGATGCCGCCCAGTTCCCCACCTCGACTACCCCGGAGATTGCTTTCCTGGGACGGTCGAATGTCGGCAAGTCCAGTCTGCTCAATGCTTTAGTGGGCGAAAAGGCGGCCAAAGTCTCGTCGACCCCGGGCCGAACGCGCGCCATCAACTTCTTCGCGCTTGGAGAAGAAGGCTCGGCAGGACGCCACAAGCTGGTCTTCGCTGATCTTCCCGGTTATGGCTACGCTAAGATATCTAAATCGATCTCGGCGGGATGGCCCGCGTTCATCGAGCCCTATCTTGCTCTGCGCGAACAACTTAAGCTGTGCATCTGCCTGGTGGATTCGAATATCCCGGCGCAGGAGAGCGATCTGCAACTGATCGAGTGGCTGCGTCATGCAGGGCGCAACTTTGCTGTTGTCGGCACCAAGGTCGATAAGCAAAGCGGCAACGAACGAACCCGGAATCTCGCAACTCTGAAGCGCGCCCTCGGCATAGATGAGTTGATTTTCCTGTCATCAAAGACAGGGTATGGGCTCAAAGATCTCTGGAAGAGGATCGAAGACGCTGCGGAAATCGGCGTCGCATAG
- a CDS encoding MATE family efflux transporter codes for MPYWYRRVFLLAIPLILSNLTQPLLSTVDTILSGHLPGPAALGGVAVGGIFFNSIFWTFGFLRMATTGLIAQSHGAGDEDRLLHHFGRAFLTALAIGALILLFQSPLISVSLNLLGASPDVRQNAQIYCAIRIWSAPASLANYTILGYLLGRQRARTALLLQAAINLVNVAVALLLVVGWHWGIAGIATATLTAEWTGCLLGLGIMFASGVHPKHHRWSEIMHGPSLRHLFALNRDILLRTLSLVAAYVWFTRTGARSGDAILAANAVLLNFHMIAAYALDGFANATEALVGEAIGAGRRADYRAILKASSSSAFVVAVLISLAYLVFGKQIIAVYTNQEPVRVLAAQFLPWAIILPIIAVWSFLLDGVFIGATRAPELRDSMLISFAGFLVLAMVLSSRFGNHGLWCAMLAFMALRAITLGLRLPRIERKAFAAEEAPARV; via the coding sequence ATGCCCTACTGGTACCGGCGAGTTTTCCTTCTCGCCATTCCCCTGATCCTCTCGAATCTGACCCAGCCACTGCTCTCCACCGTGGATACCATCCTCTCCGGCCATCTACCGGGACCTGCCGCGCTAGGCGGAGTTGCCGTGGGCGGCATCTTTTTTAACTCCATCTTCTGGACCTTCGGCTTCCTCCGCATGGCGACGACGGGCCTCATCGCGCAATCCCACGGCGCAGGAGACGAAGACCGACTGCTGCATCACTTCGGGCGCGCCTTTCTTACGGCTCTCGCAATTGGAGCCTTGATTTTGCTGTTCCAGAGTCCGCTCATTTCGGTCTCGCTCAACCTGCTGGGAGCCAGTCCCGACGTACGCCAAAATGCCCAGATTTATTGCGCAATTCGCATCTGGTCTGCCCCCGCGTCACTCGCCAACTACACCATCCTCGGCTACCTCCTGGGCCGCCAGCGCGCCCGAACAGCATTGCTACTTCAGGCAGCTATCAACCTGGTCAACGTCGCCGTCGCGCTCCTGTTGGTCGTAGGCTGGCACTGGGGTATCGCCGGAATCGCAACGGCAACTCTGACCGCTGAGTGGACCGGCTGCCTGCTCGGCCTCGGCATCATGTTTGCGAGCGGCGTTCACCCCAAGCATCACCGCTGGAGCGAAATCATGCACGGCCCCAGCCTGCGTCACCTTTTTGCCCTCAACCGCGACATCCTGCTGCGTACCTTAAGTCTGGTGGCCGCTTATGTATGGTTCACTCGCACCGGCGCGCGTTCCGGTGACGCTATTTTGGCCGCCAACGCCGTCCTCTTGAACTTTCACATGATCGCAGCCTACGCGCTGGACGGCTTCGCCAATGCCACGGAAGCCCTGGTTGGCGAAGCCATCGGCGCAGGACGACGCGCGGATTATCGCGCCATTTTGAAGGCCTCATCCTCTTCAGCCTTCGTTGTCGCCGTGTTGATTTCCCTCGCATATCTTGTCTTCGGAAAGCAGATCATCGCCGTTTACACGAACCAGGAGCCGGTTCGCGTGCTGGCCGCGCAATTCCTGCCCTGGGCAATCATCCTTCCCATCATCGCCGTCTGGAGCTTTCTGCTGGACGGCGTCTTTATCGGCGCCACCCGCGCTCCCGAGTTGCGCGACAGTATGTTGATTTCATTCGCCGGGTTTCTGGTCCTGGCCATGGTGCTGAGTTCGCGCTTTGGCAATCACGGCTTGTGGTGCGCCATGCTGGCATTTATGGCGCTTCGGGCAATCACGCTCGGCCTGCGGCTGCCACGAATCGAACGAAAAGCCTTCGCTGCCGAAGAAGCCCCGGCTCGGGTATGA
- a CDS encoding cohesin domain-containing protein yields MNRLAIPLKVCRNVIAVGLSVALVCSTVPGPVFAKESAKKLYAAGQAAESREDYDAAYEAFRKAYAKAPNDLRMRAAYYRLRQSASSVHVTQGRKLFEKGDEQGALAEFLRSAEIDPGNEAAIQEVAKIRAKQSGLPVRSETSLSEPAAEEIEDAGAPARLKPVSNEPLTLHMTEDSKVVYQAVGKAAGINVLFDPDYNGKRIQVDLTNVSLMDALRIVGTLSNTFWRPVTDNTIFVAQNNRSKHTELDEQAVQTFYLSNAWQQNDLNDVQTALRNVMANAKVYGVPSQNAIVMRATPDELTLAQKIISDLDKARPEVVVDVAIMEVDKDKLRNIGLTWPGSISFALQPPTSSTSTTTTTTTTTNTTGGTTAGLTLDNLANLNANSFGITVGAATANLLMTDSNSRILQNPRIRATDGQKATMKIGERIPIATGSYQTGATTAITSSLVNTQFQYIDVGVNIEMTPTVHFDHDVTLKLKIEDSSEANNVTISGVTEPIIAQKTSEQTIRMREGEATILGGILQKQDLISISAIPGIGELPLLKYVFGSKQHEVIDDEIVFVLIPHVVRGQELSPLNLRRIDTGAGQTIELRHLDDGAPRPGQAPGAGGIASNAAAQQTPGMRPSRSVSNVAPLKGQTAEAAIPSALAQLRQQNASDVPTLSGSSAPARAGAGATIDQAMQKAATLPLAPGGPPMAAGNPATPVSPTGSVSFVITPPASPAAGTNFQVPVMLNGGKDVASVPLQIQYDASQLTLINVDSGELLGKDGQAVALVHRDDGPGLITIAASRPPGAAGISGSGSVCVLTFQAKQAGQSDLVITRPGALDSAQHPIATSAQNAHIVIH; encoded by the coding sequence ATGAATCGCCTCGCTATTCCGCTCAAAGTTTGCAGAAACGTCATTGCTGTCGGGCTCAGTGTAGCCCTGGTCTGCAGCACTGTGCCCGGCCCGGTTTTCGCCAAGGAATCGGCAAAGAAGCTCTATGCAGCGGGCCAGGCAGCCGAGTCACGCGAGGACTACGACGCGGCGTATGAAGCATTTCGCAAAGCCTATGCGAAGGCCCCTAATGACCTGCGCATGCGCGCCGCTTACTATCGGCTTCGTCAGTCCGCTTCTTCGGTGCATGTCACCCAGGGCCGCAAGCTCTTCGAAAAGGGCGACGAGCAGGGTGCTCTCGCCGAGTTTCTGCGCTCTGCGGAGATCGATCCGGGAAATGAAGCAGCCATTCAAGAGGTCGCCAAGATTCGTGCCAAGCAGTCGGGCTTGCCGGTTCGCAGTGAAACCAGCCTGAGCGAGCCGGCTGCGGAGGAGATCGAAGACGCGGGAGCTCCGGCGCGGCTAAAACCAGTCTCCAATGAGCCGCTCACGCTTCACATGACCGAAGACAGCAAGGTTGTCTATCAGGCCGTGGGCAAGGCAGCCGGCATCAACGTGCTTTTCGATCCGGACTACAACGGCAAGCGCATTCAGGTGGACCTGACGAACGTTTCGCTCATGGATGCGCTGCGCATAGTGGGCACTCTCTCGAACACATTTTGGCGTCCCGTCACGGACAACACCATTTTTGTGGCCCAGAACAACCGCTCCAAGCACACGGAGCTCGACGAGCAGGCCGTTCAAACCTTTTACCTCTCGAACGCCTGGCAGCAGAACGATCTGAACGATGTCCAGACAGCGCTGCGGAACGTAATGGCCAACGCCAAGGTCTATGGCGTGCCCAGCCAGAACGCGATCGTGATGCGCGCCACTCCGGATGAACTGACGCTGGCGCAGAAGATCATCAGCGATCTGGACAAGGCGCGGCCCGAAGTCGTAGTCGATGTCGCAATCATGGAAGTGGACAAGGATAAGCTGCGCAACATTGGTCTGACATGGCCGGGCAGCATCAGCTTCGCATTGCAGCCGCCGACCTCCTCAACCTCCACTACTACCACCACAACCACAACGACCAATACCACGGGCGGCACAACCGCCGGGCTGACGTTGGATAACCTGGCCAATCTCAATGCAAACAGCTTCGGAATTACGGTCGGAGCGGCCACTGCTAACCTGCTCATGACCGATTCCAATAGCAGAATTCTGCAGAATCCGCGTATCCGCGCCACCGACGGGCAGAAGGCCACGATGAAGATCGGCGAGCGTATCCCGATAGCCACCGGCTCCTACCAGACCGGCGCCACCACAGCCATCACCAGTTCGCTCGTCAACACCCAGTTCCAGTACATCGACGTAGGCGTGAATATCGAGATGACTCCCACCGTCCATTTCGATCACGACGTCACCTTGAAGTTGAAGATCGAGGATAGCTCCGAGGCCAACAATGTGACGATCAGCGGCGTAACCGAGCCGATCATCGCACAAAAGACCTCGGAGCAGACGATACGGATGCGTGAGGGGGAAGCGACCATTCTGGGCGGCATTCTTCAAAAGCAGGATCTCATTAGCATTAGCGCCATTCCCGGCATAGGCGAGCTGCCACTTCTCAAGTACGTCTTCGGCTCCAAGCAGCACGAGGTCATCGACGATGAGATCGTCTTCGTGCTGATTCCGCACGTCGTCCGTGGCCAGGAGCTTTCGCCGCTCAATCTGCGGCGTATTGACACCGGCGCCGGCCAGACCATCGAGCTTCGACACCTCGACGATGGCGCGCCCAGGCCCGGACAGGCTCCTGGGGCCGGCGGCATCGCTTCCAATGCCGCAGCGCAACAAACCCCAGGTATGCGTCCGAGCCGTTCGGTGTCCAATGTCGCTCCGCTGAAGGGGCAGACAGCGGAAGCAGCAATTCCGTCGGCGCTGGCGCAGCTTCGCCAGCAGAATGCGTCGGATGTGCCCACATTGTCTGGCAGCTCCGCGCCAGCCAGGGCCGGAGCGGGCGCAACCATCGACCAAGCAATGCAAAAGGCGGCCACCTTGCCGCTGGCTCCCGGCGGTCCGCCCATGGCTGCGGGCAATCCAGCCACCCCTGTCAGTCCAACCGGCTCGGTCAGCTTTGTGATTACGCCGCCTGCAAGTCCTGCGGCTGGGACAAATTTTCAGGTCCCGGTGATGTTAAACGGCGGTAAGGATGTTGCTTCCGTTCCGCTTCAGATTCAATACGATGCATCCCAACTGACCCTCATCAATGTGGATAGTGGAGAGTTGCTGGGCAAGGACGGCCAGGCCGTGGCGCTGGTGCATCGCGATGACGGACCAGGGCTGATCACGATCGCTGCATCGCGACCGCCGGGAGCGGCGGGAATCAGCGGCTCCGGCTCGGTTTGTGTGCTGACATTCCAGGCCAAGCAGGCGGGACAGAGCGATCTGGTCATCACACGGCCAGGAGCGCTGGATTCGGCCCAACATCCAATTGCGACGAGCGCTCAGAACGCCCATATCGTCATTCACTAA
- a CDS encoding type II secretion system protein, which produces MLRFFQRGAGKSSRSGERGLTLVELIVTVAILGILASAAVPIARFKVQRDKERELRYDLWQMRDAIDHYKDAADKGAFQTKVDSQNYPPDLEELVKGVDIQGKKVKFLRRIPVDPMTGKAEWGLHSMQDDPKSDSYGGQSVFDVYSKSTGTALDGTKYSDW; this is translated from the coding sequence ATGTTGAGGTTCTTCCAACGCGGTGCAGGGAAGTCAAGCCGGAGCGGCGAGAGGGGTCTGACGCTCGTCGAACTGATCGTGACCGTTGCGATTCTCGGGATTCTGGCTTCGGCGGCTGTGCCCATCGCCCGCTTCAAAGTGCAGCGGGATAAGGAACGCGAATTGCGCTACGATCTCTGGCAGATGCGGGACGCAATTGACCATTACAAGGATGCCGCAGACAAAGGCGCGTTCCAGACCAAGGTGGACAGCCAAAATTACCCGCCTGATCTCGAAGAGCTGGTCAAAGGCGTGGATATTCAGGGCAAGAAAGTAAAGTTCCTACGAAGAATTCCAGTCGATCCCATGACGGGCAAGGCGGAGTGGGGATTGCACTCCATGCAGGACGACCCGAAGAGCGACTCCTACGGCGGGCAGAGCGTTTTCGATGTCTACTCGAAATCAACCGGAACGGCACTCGACGGGACGAAATACTCGGATTGGTAA
- a CDS encoding SRPBCC family protein, protein MSPSNESTSARFGTKQPADGTEFVISRIFDAPRELVFRMWTEAEHLKHWFGPSGFKIPVSYLNLVPGGAFHYCMRAPGGSEMWGKWVFKEIETPQWLVLINTFSNKHGNITRHPYVPDWPLELLTTITFAEQDGKTLVKIVWLPINPTPREQRVFDTMHDEMAEGWNGTFDQLAAYLTTLSN, encoded by the coding sequence ATGTCCCCCAGCAATGAGAGCACCAGCGCGCGTTTTGGCACGAAGCAGCCTGCGGATGGCACCGAATTCGTAATCTCTCGCATCTTCGACGCGCCACGCGAACTGGTCTTCCGCATGTGGACCGAGGCGGAACACCTGAAGCACTGGTTTGGGCCGAGCGGCTTTAAGATTCCGGTCAGCTACCTGAATCTGGTTCCAGGCGGGGCCTTTCACTACTGCATGAGGGCGCCCGGTGGCTCCGAGATGTGGGGCAAGTGGGTCTTTAAGGAGATCGAGACGCCGCAATGGCTCGTTCTGATCAACACCTTTTCCAATAAGCATGGCAACATCACCCGCCATCCTTACGTTCCCGATTGGCCGCTGGAGCTGCTCACCACCATTACCTTCGCCGAGCAGGATGGTAAGACGCTGGTTAAGATCGTGTGGCTGCCGATCAATCCCACTCCACGCGAGCAGAGGGTCTTCGATACCATGCACGACGAAATGGCCGAGGGCTGGAACGGAACATTCGACCAACTCGCCGCCTACCTGACCACCCTTTCGAATTAG
- a CDS encoding amidohydrolase family protein: MRIRPSLSLILSLTVLSLVVLGLTSAAFAQSSSAPAGRTLIRAGHLLDVHTGKLLDSQTIIVTGDRITAISSTASTPASTGDTVIDLGSLTVLPGLIDVHTHITGNPDFDPYRELTGTDAKDAINGVVNARTTLMAGFTTIRNVGASGYVDVDLRDAINAGQVPGPHMQVSGPPLGITGGHCDENLLPIRYHLTGDGVADGIAAVQQKVRQNIKYGVDVIKICATGGVLSKGDSLQASQYTLEEMKAIAADAHRLGLKVAAHAHGAQGILWASEAGIDSIEHGSFIDAAGIAEMKKDGTYLVPTLYLEDWMMESGHLPVFYQQKMKDAIAVAKPNIRRAYEAGVKIALGTDAAVYPHGLNAHEVEVYVRDLGMTPLAAIQSATLNGADLMGWTDRAGSLDAGKWADIIAVDGNPLADVKLLQDVKFVMKAGVVYKGTGAK, translated from the coding sequence TTGCGCATTCGCCCGTCCCTATCTCTGATTTTGAGCCTGACTGTTCTGAGCCTTGTTGTTTTGGGCCTGACATCGGCTGCTTTCGCACAGTCGTCCAGTGCCCCCGCCGGGCGGACGCTCATTCGCGCCGGTCATCTGCTCGATGTTCACACCGGCAAGCTGCTGGACTCGCAGACGATCATTGTCACCGGCGACCGGATTACCGCAATTTCGTCGACAGCCTCCACCCCGGCCAGCACCGGCGACACGGTCATCGACCTCGGTTCGCTCACGGTTTTGCCTGGACTGATCGACGTGCATACCCACATCACCGGAAACCCTGACTTTGATCCATACAGAGAACTCACCGGGACCGACGCCAAGGACGCCATCAATGGAGTGGTCAATGCGCGTACCACGCTGATGGCGGGCTTCACCACCATTCGCAACGTAGGCGCAAGCGGATATGTGGACGTGGACCTGCGCGACGCCATCAATGCAGGCCAGGTGCCGGGACCGCATATGCAGGTCAGCGGGCCTCCGCTGGGCATTACCGGCGGCCATTGCGACGAAAACCTGCTGCCGATCCGCTATCACCTCACCGGAGACGGAGTCGCCGACGGCATCGCCGCCGTACAGCAAAAAGTGCGCCAGAACATCAAGTACGGTGTCGATGTCATCAAGATCTGCGCCACCGGCGGCGTGCTCTCCAAGGGCGACAGCCTGCAAGCCTCGCAGTACACGCTGGAGGAGATGAAGGCCATCGCGGCGGACGCGCATCGTCTCGGCCTCAAAGTCGCCGCCCATGCCCACGGCGCACAGGGCATTCTCTGGGCTTCCGAGGCCGGGATTGATTCCATCGAGCACGGCAGCTTCATCGACGCAGCAGGCATCGCCGAAATGAAGAAGGACGGCACGTATCTCGTGCCTACCCTCTATCTCGAAGACTGGATGATGGAATCCGGCCATCTGCCAGTCTTCTACCAGCAGAAGATGAAGGACGCCATCGCCGTAGCCAAGCCAAACATCCGCCGCGCCTACGAAGCAGGAGTGAAGATCGCGCTCGGCACCGATGCCGCCGTCTATCCCCATGGACTCAATGCGCATGAGGTAGAAGTCTACGTGCGCGACCTGGGAATGACTCCACTCGCGGCGATCCAGTCCGCAACATTGAACGGCGCGGATCTGATGGGCTGGACAGACCGCGCCGGTTCGCTTGACGCAGGAAAGTGGGCCGACATTATCGCGGTGGATGGCAACCCGCTAGCGGATGTGAAGCTATTGCAGGATGTGAAATTCGTGATGAAAGCCGGCGTAGTTTACAAGGGGACCGGAGCGAAGTAG
- a CDS encoding type II secretion system protein: protein MRRRKATESGFTLIELMVVMLIIGVLMAIAVPNYIAAVKAAKEAVLKEDLHIMRNAIDSYTMDKQKAPQSLQDLVDNGYLKSIPTDPMTRATDSWVVDQSDALHSIDQSDPGIDDVHSGDQENGSDGQPYSTW, encoded by the coding sequence ATGCGCAGAAGAAAGGCAACGGAGTCCGGATTTACGCTGATCGAGCTGATGGTGGTGATGCTCATCATTGGCGTGCTGATGGCCATTGCTGTGCCCAACTACATCGCCGCGGTCAAGGCCGCTAAGGAAGCGGTGCTCAAGGAAGATTTGCACATCATGCGGAACGCCATCGATTCCTACACGATGGATAAGCAGAAGGCCCCGCAGTCGCTGCAGGATCTGGTGGACAACGGCTACCTGAAATCGATTCCTACGGACCCGATGACACGGGCTACCGACAGTTGGGTAGTGGATCAAAGTGACGCTCTGCATTCCATCGACCAGAGCGATCCTGGAATTGACGATGTGCACTCCGGCGACCAGGAAAATGGCAGCGACGGCCAGCCCTATTCAACCTGGTAA
- a CDS encoding leucyl aminopeptidase, translated as MKTHLVFTNPAAIETEVLAVVAGDAQTAKGPDAKPDLALLTGDAGVKAAAAAVLASGEFKGGANETLLIHAPAGLAAKRLLLVGVGKLGKANAHSVRSAAGTAIRFVKPRGIRDVTFVLPEAAELAPGPCARATVEGALLADYDPDTYRSDRKDQSVSTFTVAAHAGHPADDVERGFAEGRIIAESQNFARELVNEPGNKLTPTILGQRAAAMAAANGLKAEVYSTEKLHELKMGAFWSVSQGSEEPPALIVLTYEPEGYDAKTYSGPVLGLVGKGITFDTGGISIKPADKMELMKYDMAGSAAMLGAMAAIGRLKPAVKVISVVCSAENMPDGKAQKPGDVQTAMPFKDGEPGHTIEIINTDAEGRLVLADGLTYARQLGCTHLIDAATLTGACVVALGPVNAGGFSNDEETYGKFHAALEISGEKVWRLPLGDEYMEQIKSDIADIKNTGGRWGGAITAAEFLHVFADETPWIHLDIAGMAWYEDTKPYIAKGPSGFGVRSILEWVRSYAK; from the coding sequence ATGAAGACACATCTGGTTTTTACGAATCCGGCTGCAATTGAGACTGAAGTGCTGGCTGTTGTGGCCGGCGACGCACAAACCGCAAAGGGACCTGATGCCAAGCCCGATCTGGCGCTGCTCACCGGCGACGCCGGCGTCAAGGCCGCGGCGGCAGCGGTGCTGGCATCGGGCGAATTCAAGGGCGGCGCGAACGAGACGCTGCTGATTCACGCGCCTGCGGGCCTCGCGGCAAAACGCCTGCTCCTTGTCGGCGTCGGCAAGCTGGGTAAGGCGAACGCGCATTCGGTACGCAGCGCCGCCGGAACGGCGATCCGTTTCGTCAAGCCGCGCGGCATTCGCGATGTGACCTTTGTTCTGCCCGAAGCTGCGGAGCTGGCGCCGGGGCCCTGCGCGCGAGCTACCGTCGAAGGAGCGCTGCTGGCCGACTACGATCCGGATACCTACCGTTCCGACCGTAAGGACCAGAGCGTTTCCACATTCACCGTCGCGGCCCATGCAGGCCATCCTGCGGATGATGTAGAACGGGGCTTCGCCGAAGGCAGGATCATCGCTGAAAGTCAGAATTTTGCCCGCGAACTGGTCAATGAGCCGGGCAACAAGCTGACGCCCACTATTCTCGGACAGCGCGCGGCGGCCATGGCGGCGGCCAATGGATTGAAGGCCGAGGTCTACTCGACCGAAAAGCTGCACGAGCTGAAGATGGGGGCTTTCTGGAGCGTTTCTCAAGGTTCGGAGGAGCCTCCTGCGCTGATTGTGCTGACTTATGAGCCCGAGGGCTACGATGCCAAAACCTACTCCGGGCCGGTGCTTGGGCTGGTAGGCAAGGGTATCACCTTCGATACGGGTGGTATCTCGATCAAGCCTGCGGACAAGATGGAACTGATGAAGTATGATATGGCCGGTTCGGCGGCGATGCTGGGCGCGATGGCCGCTATCGGACGGCTCAAGCCAGCGGTCAAGGTGATCAGCGTCGTCTGCTCGGCGGAAAACATGCCCGACGGCAAGGCGCAGAAGCCGGGCGATGTACAGACCGCGATGCCCTTCAAAGACGGCGAGCCGGGACACACGATCGAGATTATCAATACCGATGCCGAGGGTCGGCTCGTTCTGGCCGATGGACTCACGTATGCTCGCCAGCTTGGCTGCACGCACCTGATCGACGCGGCGACGCTGACCGGGGCCTGCGTGGTCGCTCTCGGGCCGGTCAATGCCGGTGGCTTCTCCAATGACGAGGAGACTTACGGGAAGTTTCACGCGGCGCTGGAGATCTCCGGCGAAAAGGTGTGGCGGCTGCCGCTGGGCGATGAGTACATGGAACAGATCAAGTCCGATATCGCCGACATCAAGAACACCGGTGGACGCTGGGGTGGGGCGATTACCGCGGCTGAGTTCCTGCATGTCTTCGCGGATGAGACGCCGTGGATTCACCTGGATATCGCAGGCATGGCCTGGTACGAGGACACCAAGCCGTATATTGCGAAAGGCCCGAGCGGCTTCGGCGTGCGCAGCATTCTGGAGTGGGTGCGGAGTTACGCGAAGTAA
- the smpB gene encoding SsrA-binding protein SmpB yields the protein MSRQSSHVIVPAAKPAAKAAKPRDPVASGQRDAAFNRSASFNYFLVEKIEAGVSLRGTEVKSIRDGQANLKDAYGLIKDGEAFLLNVHIGPYSHGNIANHDALRTRKLLMHKEEVRKLQIKTQIKGHTLIPVRLYFRNGRVKCELAVAKGKQDWDKRETEKRREADRESRAAINESKHKMGR from the coding sequence ATGTCGCGCCAGTCCAGCCACGTGATCGTTCCCGCAGCCAAGCCGGCCGCGAAGGCCGCCAAGCCTCGCGACCCGGTCGCCAGCGGGCAGCGGGACGCAGCTTTCAATCGCAGCGCGAGTTTCAACTACTTTCTGGTGGAAAAGATCGAGGCTGGCGTATCCCTGCGCGGGACTGAAGTGAAGTCCATCCGGGATGGTCAGGCCAACCTGAAGGACGCTTACGGCCTCATCAAGGACGGAGAGGCGTTTCTGCTCAACGTCCATATCGGCCCCTATTCCCACGGAAATATCGCAAATCACGACGCACTCCGGACCCGTAAATTGCTGATGCACAAAGAAGAGGTGCGCAAGCTACAGATCAAGACGCAGATCAAGGGACATACGCTCATCCCAGTGCGCCTCTATTTCCGCAATGGCCGGGTGAAGTGCGAACTGGCTGTCGCCAAGGGCAAGCAGGACTGGGACAAGCGAGAGACGGAGAAGCGCCGCGAGGCCGACCGCGAATCCCGGGCGGCGATCAATGAGAGCAAGCACAAGATGGGCCGGTAG